CTTATCATCGTCCCGGTGCGGATCAATGGTTCGCAAAGCCTGAATTTTATTCTCGATACAGGCGTGAAAGTACCGACCATTACCGAATTTCCCGACTCCATTAAACTCAAGCTAAAATTTTTGCAACCGCTGGAACTGACCGGACTCGGCGAACTGAAAAAAGTAAGTGCTTACGCTTCGTTCAATAATAAAATCGAATTCCCGGGACTAACCGGTTATAACCAAACCATCCATGTGCTAGATAACCCCGACTTCAGGATATCACCGTTAATCGGCATACCCGTTCACGGAGTAATCGGATTTAACCTGTTTAAAGATTATGTCGTAAAAATCGATTATGCCCGAAAGATAATTTACCTTTATCAACCGGAGCGATTCAACATGAAACGGGCTTTACAGAAGTCGGAAACGGTTAGTCTGGAGCTCAACGCCTCCAAACCGCTGATGAAAGCCGCTGTGACCATGGAAAATGATGAAATCGTTCCGGTAAAACTGATGGTCGACTTAGGATTCAGCGATGCCGTTTGGTTATCTCCGGTTTCTGATAACCGGCTTCAGCCGCCGGGAAACAGTATCCAAACGTTTCTGGGACGAGGAATGGCAGGTAACCTCTACGGGAAGAAAGGCCGGATACAGGCTATCCGAATTGGCAATATAGAATTTGCCGAACCGATAGCTTCGTTCCCAGATACCAGCCACATTGGAGGAAAGATCGGAAAAGACCGAAACGGAAGTGTTGGAAGCGAGATTTTGCGACGTTTTACGGTTGTTATCGATTATCAAAATCAGCGGATGCTGTTGCAGCCGGGACGCCATATTCACAAACCGTTCAATGATAATATGAGCGGAATCGATATTGTAAATCCGATGCCGGGCTTGCCGTATTACAAAATCATCAATGTCCGGGAGGGCTCTCCCGGCGATTTGGCAGGATTGTTGCCCGACGATGTGATAGTATACATCAACCATACAGCGGCCAAAGATATTTCGTTGAGCGAGATCAACCAACTCCTGATGAGTCGGGAGAACCGAAATATAAAAATGCTGGTGAAAAGAGACGGACAGTTGATAAGAGCCGATTTTCGCCTGCAAAAAGTTTTCTAAACCTATGTTTAAAACGTATGGAATTCTATTGTGGCTGATATGCCTTCTTGTGCCCGGAGTACGTGCTCAGGAAGCTATTTCCGTACTACAACGTCCTATCACAATTTCCATCGACAGCTCTTCGGTCGAAGATATCATCGACCAATTGGTGCTCGAAAACGACCTCTACTTTTCGTACAACCCTCAGATTCTTCCCCAAGGGCTTTATTCGTGCCATGCCGATAAAAAGCCGTTGACGAGTGTTTTGCGTCAGCTGCTTCCGGTGGCCGACTACCAGATTGAGGTTATTGATAATCAAATCATAATCAAACGCATCGAGAAGGCGCCATTGCGTGTTTCGGCCCAAATTATCGATCGAGACAATCATGAACCTGTTCCCTACGCATCTGTCACTATCGACGGACAAAGTATTGGCACCATCACCAACTCCGACGGCCGTTTTGATTTGGTTATCCCGCAACGATTGCTCGATCACGATGTCCTTATCGGCTGCCTGGGCTACGTAGAATATCGCATTGCTCCCGATAGCCTGAAAAACGTCAGTCAAATCGATCTTAAGCCTGTTTCGTACCGCTTGCGCGAAGTGAGGGTCAAACCGGTTGAACCGGAAGAAATTATTGCCCGGTTCAGATCGCATATTGCCGACAATTACACCCTGACTCCCCAGCTCATGACCACATTCTATCGTGAAACCGTCAGACAAGACGGCAAATATATGGGAATGTGGGAAGCCGTGATGGAGATGCTGAAAAGCCCCTACAGAGGGGTTGGAAGCGATAAGGTCCGGTTTATCAAAGGTCGAAAAAGTGAATTTAACCGCTCATATAAAGACGTGAAGCTGAAAATTCAGGGAGGCCCCTACTACATCACCAAACTCGATGTGGTGAAAAACCTCGAAAGTTTTCTCGACCCACAATACGAACAGATTTACCGCTACAAATTCGAACAACCGATTGTATATAACGGCCGGGTGGCCTGGGTTATCCGCTTTTCACGAAAAGAGCGGGTGGATTATCCGTGTTTCAACGGTTACTTTCTTATCGATGCCGAGTCGTATGCCCTTATTATGGCCGATTTTTCACTGGATAACAAGAGCTTGAAAATTCTGGGCGAATCGTTTATCAAGAAACAGCCACACAACGTTAAAACTCAGCCCATCAGGGCCGAATATAAAATTACCTACCGGGAATTAAACGGAAAGTGGAGTTTCTATATGGCGCGTACCGATGTTCAATTTCGGGTACGCAATAAGGAAAACCATCAGCGCTCTATTTTCCGGAGTGTTTCCGACATGGTGGTGACCCAGCAATACCGGTTCCCGCGAAGGGCCAGATTTGGTCCCTCAGGAATTTTCCGGTCGAACGACATTTTCACCGACTTTATCGGTGACTATGATCCGCAATTCTGGGAAAACTACAACGTGATAAAACCGGATGAAGATCTGCGTAATGCGTTAAAACAAAATGTCGATTCTACTGAAAATAAAAATCAATAATAACACCATCGCTATGAAATCAATTGTCCGCCTTGTTCTTTCGGGGATTTTCCTGTTCGCCGGATGGCTGCACGCCCAGGATACGGAAAAGCCTCATCTGATTGATCAACTGACCAATCAATTAAATAATTACCGCTTGCAAACTGTGAATCAGGAAGTGTATGTTTCAACCGACAAGTCACTTTACCGTCCCGGTGAAAGTCTTTGGTTCAAAGGCTATGTAACCGATGTGCTCACGCACCTTCCATCACTAAAAAGCCTGGAACTGGATGTCAGGTTGGTCAGCGACAACGGTGATGAAATCAAAAGCGACCGGTTCAAGCTTCAAAACGGAATTACGAATGGAGATTTCAAGATTCCGGAATCTGTGAAGCAGGGCAATTATTACCTGATTGCCTACACTCCGGAAATGACCTTCAGGCCCGTGAACCAGGTTTTTTACAAACGCATTATCATTAAAAGCCCCGAACAGCACAACCTGCACTACAACATGGTGTTCGACAAACCAAATTATCAGGCAGGCGAAACAGTGACAGCCAAACTCTATGTTTCGGACCTAAGCCGGAAACCGGAATCGAATGTGCGGGTAAAATACACGGTACAATCGGGCGACAACACTTTTGCTTCGGGGAAAGTAAAAACCGAAAAGAACGGCAGTGCTTTCATCACGTTCAATGCTCCGGGAAAGCAGTTGAAAAACCCTTTAATGCTGGATGTCAATTTCAATGAAAATAAAGAAGACTATCATTTCAGCAACCATGTGCCGCTCGCCAATGAACCGCTGACCATTCACTTTTTCCCGGAAGGAGGAAACCTGGTACCGGCAACAGCCCAAATGGTGGCATTCCGTGCTTCCGATGCATTCGGCAATCCAATTGTAGTCAATGGTGATGTAGTGGATCACAACGGCAAACTGCTGGCCAAAGCAGGAACCATTGCTCCCGGTTTAGGAATTTTTAGTCTGGCATCGCAAAATGACAGCCAGTTGAAGCTGGTCATCACCAGTGAGCCCGGTAAAGGCCAGGAATTTCCGCTGCCAAAACCCGATGCACAGGCTGTTTCCATTAACTCCAACCAGAGTAATGCCGATACGCTTTGGATCACGTTAAAAAGACCGGCCGGCAGTGAAAAAAATAAATACTCCATGCTGGCTGTCAACCGTGGTGAAGTAGTCTGGGCTTCGGAGTTCCAAATCGGGTCAGCCGGTAAAATCCCGGTTAGCCTGAGCAGTTTTCGTCAGGGCGTTACCCTCTTCTCCGTTTTCGACGATATGGGAAAGCTCCGGACACAGAGCCTTATCAATATCAACAAAGAAAAATCGGTCGCTGTAGAAATGCAATTCCCAGAATCGCTGGGCACTGACCAGGCTGGAAAAATCCATATAAAACTAACCGACGAGAACGGAAAACCGGTAAAAGGAGAAGTGGCCGTGTCGGTAACAGATGCACGGGCAGATATTCCGGAAGCCCGTGGAATCGCCCAATTGAACTGCGGCACTTCCCTGCCCATTCCTCTCTCAAACCCGGAAGCGCAGAAAAACGCTAC
This Prolixibacter sp. NT017 DNA region includes the following protein-coding sequences:
- a CDS encoding carboxypeptidase-like regulatory domain-containing protein, translated to MFKTYGILLWLICLLVPGVRAQEAISVLQRPITISIDSSSVEDIIDQLVLENDLYFSYNPQILPQGLYSCHADKKPLTSVLRQLLPVADYQIEVIDNQIIIKRIEKAPLRVSAQIIDRDNHEPVPYASVTIDGQSIGTITNSDGRFDLVIPQRLLDHDVLIGCLGYVEYRIAPDSLKNVSQIDLKPVSYRLREVRVKPVEPEEIIARFRSHIADNYTLTPQLMTTFYRETVRQDGKYMGMWEAVMEMLKSPYRGVGSDKVRFIKGRKSEFNRSYKDVKLKIQGGPYYITKLDVVKNLESFLDPQYEQIYRYKFEQPIVYNGRVAWVIRFSRKERVDYPCFNGYFLIDAESYALIMADFSLDNKSLKILGESFIKKQPHNVKTQPIRAEYKITYRELNGKWSFYMARTDVQFRVRNKENHQRSIFRSVSDMVVTQQYRFPRRARFGPSGIFRSNDIFTDFIGDYDPQFWENYNVIKPDEDLRNALKQNVDSTENKNQ
- a CDS encoding carboxypeptidase-like regulatory domain-containing protein, with protein sequence MKSIVRLVLSGIFLFAGWLHAQDTEKPHLIDQLTNQLNNYRLQTVNQEVYVSTDKSLYRPGESLWFKGYVTDVLTHLPSLKSLELDVRLVSDNGDEIKSDRFKLQNGITNGDFKIPESVKQGNYYLIAYTPEMTFRPVNQVFYKRIIIKSPEQHNLHYNMVFDKPNYQAGETVTAKLYVSDLSRKPESNVRVKYTVQSGDNTFASGKVKTEKNGSAFITFNAPGKQLKNPLMLDVNFNENKEDYHFSNHVPLANEPLTIHFFPEGGNLVPATAQMVAFRASDAFGNPIVVNGDVVDHNGKLLAKAGTIAPGLGIFSLASQNDSQLKLVITSEPGKGQEFPLPKPDAQAVSINSNQSNADTLWITLKRPAGSEKNKYSMLAVNRGEVVWASEFQIGSAGKIPVSLSSFRQGVTLFSVFDDMGKLRTQSLININKEKSVAVEMQFPESLGTDQAGKIHIKLTDENGKPVKGEVAVSVTDARADIPEARGIAQLNCGTSLPIPLSNPEAQKNATSFKFYLMANHLQNFNWDEVRTYKDSTTEASEQLNIGLSGMVFNRKDEPVANAKINIVNSSMQMFNTTSDENGHFSIDSPLLSNPGNLTITATDDSGKKDLTVKLDKSFAEKVVDYINSKPVADPWKSEMGLLQASYFENNPDLFASVPDKVIEPNKRKDDFWKAYLDQSTNLLDIINMIKPFDLMGERIVFKGSHNSLMNQGGALIVVDGQQLGTSASTLSAIPPLTVEDINVSTKLSDVAKYTGLNSVGVIEITTKKGERIKPQKEMGPAYEKGLRVSRNFSPQPFGKAKYNLQSTLLWAPVVFIRDNGETVLNFKTSKLKSTYNVHVEGINLDGTWFSKDAELNVE
- a CDS encoding PDZ domain-containing protein, producing MKRQKGKRVIVAFSLMLIFLFTLPCPHIKAQEAILQQKISLRAKEQPLIDIIHHVSDTLGLQLTYNANADANQLVSFRCENQAAGDVLKELLNRYRLDFMVSNRHLIVHDLFNNDMNSQFQTESTRKSSHRSFVFNRPERKFVAIPFVDASNLIIVPVRINGSQSLNFILDTGVKVPTITEFPDSIKLKLKFLQPLELTGLGELKKVSAYASFNNKIEFPGLTGYNQTIHVLDNPDFRISPLIGIPVHGVIGFNLFKDYVVKIDYARKIIYLYQPERFNMKRALQKSETVSLELNASKPLMKAAVTMENDEIVPVKLMVDLGFSDAVWLSPVSDNRLQPPGNSIQTFLGRGMAGNLYGKKGRIQAIRIGNIEFAEPIASFPDTSHIGGKIGKDRNGSVGSEILRRFTVVIDYQNQRMLLQPGRHIHKPFNDNMSGIDIVNPMPGLPYYKIINVREGSPGDLAGLLPDDVIVYINHTAAKDISLSEINQLLMSRENRNIKMLVKRDGQLIRADFRLQKVF